A DNA window from Turicibacter sp. TJ11 contains the following coding sequences:
- a CDS encoding MarR family winged helix-turn-helix transcriptional regulator, with product MDSQRINELSVLLGHLMKNQMLTVQRRLEEHGLCRAQPGIVHILSKCDGLTQVELANKMCVTPATVSAMLKRMERDAIIKRKRSLEDQRVTHVYLTDKGKDQARIVNQVFQELSVQGFGNFTEDELTQAKYILTKLTENFKD from the coding sequence ATGGATAGTCAACGAATCAATGAATTATCTGTTTTGTTAGGCCATTTGATGAAAAATCAGATGTTAACAGTTCAGCGAAGGTTAGAGGAACATGGTTTATGTCGGGCACAGCCTGGAATTGTTCATATTTTATCTAAGTGTGATGGATTAACTCAAGTAGAGCTTGCTAATAAAATGTGTGTGACACCTGCTACCGTTAGTGCGATGTTAAAGCGTATGGAACGTGATGCGATCATTAAACGAAAACGTAGTTTAGAAGATCAGCGGGTCACGCATGTTTACTTAACGGATAAAGGCAAGGATCAAGCTAGGATCGTTAATCAAGTTTTTCAAGAATTAAGTGTTCAGGGATTTGGTAACTTTACAGAAGATGAGTTAACACAAGCTAAATATATCTTAACCAAGTTAACTGAAAATTTTAAAGATTAA
- a CDS encoding IS1182 family transposase, producing MRNQENIHQDYTTYSAGYQLSLTMDIQVYIPPHDPVRLLNQLLEGLDYKKLLSTYSDKGGNSVVPPVIMFKILIYAYMNRSFSSREIQRLCQRDIHFIWLLNGYPAPSHHTINRFRKHHLSDGVMEDLFDQFIERLHTLDEIHFKNLFIDGTKIEANANRYSFIWLKSVTKNEAKLQVKIEKLLQQVNDSYLTSYSFDVKNPLPVLEACLLNLKEKVIEQSLEFVYGKGKRKTELQRQIETLEAFIEKQIIYLDYQKMIGSTRSSCSKTDPDATFMRMKEDHMKNGQLKPGYNVQIGVEAEYIVGVGVFQSANDVPTLIPFLDSLKGRLSRTFKQIIADAGYESEENYAYLKENHQKGFIKPLNYETSKTRKYKAQLGKRENMTYDELNDTYTCANGRTLKPIEVKIRESQTGYRKEVTIYECETCQDCPLRLKCTKAKEGNSKRLEVSKKMLSLRTESLKNIQSEEGILLRKNRSIQVEGAFGVLKQDYGFRKFLTRGKIQVTVELLLLCFGYNVQKLHNKIQSHRCGQQLHPGKVA from the coding sequence ATGCGTAATCAAGAAAATATACATCAAGATTATACAACTTATTCAGCTGGATATCAACTCTCTTTAACGATGGATATTCAAGTTTATATTCCACCTCATGATCCTGTACGTTTGCTTAATCAATTATTGGAGGGATTAGATTATAAAAAATTATTAAGCACTTACTCTGATAAAGGGGGAAATTCTGTCGTACCACCGGTGATCATGTTTAAGATTTTAATTTACGCGTATATGAATCGCTCTTTTTCTTCACGAGAAATTCAGCGACTTTGTCAACGGGATATTCATTTTATCTGGTTATTAAATGGATATCCAGCGCCTAGCCATCATACGATTAATCGATTTAGAAAACATCATTTAAGCGATGGTGTCATGGAAGATTTATTTGATCAATTCATTGAGCGTCTTCACACCTTAGATGAAATTCATTTTAAAAACCTATTTATTGATGGAACAAAAATTGAAGCCAATGCCAATCGCTATTCGTTTATTTGGTTAAAATCAGTGACTAAAAATGAAGCGAAGCTCCAGGTCAAAATAGAAAAACTCCTTCAACAAGTGAATGACAGCTATCTCACTTCCTATTCATTTGATGTTAAGAATCCATTACCTGTGTTAGAGGCTTGTTTATTGAATTTAAAAGAAAAAGTCATCGAGCAATCTCTTGAATTTGTTTATGGGAAAGGGAAGCGAAAAACAGAGCTTCAACGTCAGATTGAAACACTTGAAGCATTCATAGAGAAACAAATCATTTACTTGGACTATCAAAAAATGATCGGTTCAACCCGCTCAAGTTGTTCAAAAACAGATCCGGATGCCACCTTCATGCGAATGAAAGAAGATCACATGAAAAATGGGCAACTCAAACCTGGGTATAATGTCCAGATTGGAGTTGAGGCCGAGTATATCGTAGGTGTGGGCGTTTTTCAGTCAGCTAACGATGTCCCCACACTCATTCCATTTTTAGATTCCCTGAAAGGTCGGCTTTCCAGAACGTTTAAACAAATCATTGCGGATGCTGGATATGAAAGTGAAGAAAATTATGCTTATTTGAAGGAAAACCATCAAAAAGGTTTCATTAAGCCCCTCAACTATGAAACCTCAAAAACAAGAAAATATAAAGCTCAACTGGGGAAACGAGAAAACATGACGTACGATGAACTCAACGATACCTATACGTGCGCAAATGGCAGAACGTTAAAACCGATCGAAGTTAAAATTCGAGAAAGTCAGACCGGTTATCGAAAAGAAGTCACGATTTATGAATGTGAAACCTGCCAAGATTGTCCTTTGCGTTTAAAATGTACAAAAGCGAAAGAAGGAAACTCAAAACGATTGGAAGTGTCTAAAAAAATGCTTTCGCTAAGAACAGAGTCACTTAAAAATATCCAAAGTGAAGAAGGGATTCTGTTAAGAAAGAATCGTTCGATTCAAGTCGAAGGTGCTTTTGGCGTGTTAAAACAAGATTACGGCTTCAGAAAATTTTTAACCCGTGGAAAAATTCAGGTCACAGTCGAACTATTGCTTCTATGTTTTGGATATAATGTGCAAAAATTACATAACAAAATTCAAAGCCATCGTTGCGGACAACAACTTCATCCAGGGAAAGTGGCTTAA
- a CDS encoding YjiH family protein, with amino-acid sequence MKQKNKLQQKGSCSSYQLKDILKFLIPSLIGVVLFMMPISHQGQITIPIALLSEWVRESLAEVLPTIILGLVMTTAIGSIVTKLLKPKFIVQNEFLNNLFTVTPVWFVIRLLAAIFVVMTLYEVGFEAIFSLETGGLVLYDLLPILFSVFLFAGLFLPLLLNFGLLEFVGTLLSKIMRPVFNLPGRSAIDCIASWLGDGTIGVLLTSKQYEEGFYTKREASVIGTTFSLVSITFSLVVINTVGLGHMFVPFYFTMTIASLVAAVILPKLPPLSKKEDTFFDGTSKVDEDETLQGGHNFSHGLDQAVKKAKSQDIMKVLFVDGFKNVLDMWLAVIPIVMAVGTIALVVAEYTPIFKILGLPFLPILMLLQIPEALAASQTLVAGFADMLLPSVLASGIESELTRFVIAAVSVSQLIYLSEVGALLLASKIPVNLKELFIIFIERTLITLPVIAAIAHLIF; translated from the coding sequence ATGAAACAAAAAAATAAATTACAACAAAAAGGCTCGTGTAGCTCGTATCAACTAAAGGACATTTTAAAATTCTTAATTCCTTCTTTAATCGGTGTTGTTTTGTTTATGATGCCAATCTCTCATCAAGGACAAATTACAATTCCAATTGCTTTACTCTCTGAATGGGTGCGAGAAAGTTTAGCAGAGGTATTGCCAACTATTATATTAGGTCTGGTCATGACGACCGCTATCGGATCAATTGTGACAAAGCTTTTAAAACCTAAATTTATTGTTCAAAATGAGTTTTTAAATAATTTATTTACGGTCACACCTGTTTGGTTTGTCATCCGTTTATTAGCCGCTATTTTCGTGGTGATGACCCTTTATGAAGTAGGGTTTGAAGCTATTTTTTCATTAGAAACGGGTGGACTTGTTTTATATGATTTGCTGCCTATTCTTTTTTCTGTGTTTTTATTCGCAGGATTATTTCTGCCACTTTTATTAAATTTTGGACTATTAGAGTTTGTTGGAACGTTGTTATCAAAGATTATGCGTCCAGTTTTTAATCTTCCTGGACGTTCTGCTATCGACTGTATTGCTTCGTGGTTAGGCGATGGAACAATTGGAGTATTGTTAACGAGTAAGCAATATGAAGAAGGCTTTTATACAAAGCGTGAAGCCTCAGTTATCGGAACAACGTTCTCGTTAGTTTCTATTACGTTTAGCTTAGTTGTCATCAATACTGTTGGTTTAGGGCATATGTTTGTTCCATTTTATTTCACCATGACGATTGCGAGTTTAGTAGCAGCTGTTATATTACCGAAACTTCCTCCATTATCTAAAAAAGAAGATACGTTTTTTGATGGAACATCAAAAGTAGATGAGGATGAAACACTACAAGGTGGTCATAATTTTTCTCATGGACTTGATCAAGCCGTTAAAAAAGCTAAATCACAGGATATAATGAAGGTTTTATTCGTCGATGGCTTTAAGAATGTATTAGATATGTGGCTAGCTGTTATTCCGATTGTTATGGCTGTTGGAACGATAGCTTTAGTTGTTGCAGAATATACGCCTATTTTTAAGATTTTAGGATTACCATTTTTACCGATTTTAATGTTACTGCAAATTCCTGAAGCTTTAGCTGCTTCACAAACATTAGTAGCTGGATTTGCTGATATGTTATTGCCATCTGTCTTAGCTTCAGGCATCGAAAGTGAATTAACTCGATTTGTGATTGCTGCAGTATCTGTGTCACAATTAATTTATTTATCAGAAGTAGGAGCCTTATTACTAGCTTCTAAAATCCCAGTGAATTTAAAAGAATTATTCATTATTTTTATTGAGCGAACATTAATCACGTTACCAGTCATTGCGGCTATTGCTCATTTAATTTTTTAA
- a CDS encoding GNAT family N-acetyltransferase codes for MNSLFDSVYKIMVDSFPMEEIRSYEGQKELLSREDYYIETYEQEGQLLGICAYYIFDDFLYIENLACKPSARGLGIGTKLVQAILKEANGRQVILEVEPPTDEITKRRIRFYERLGFTFNPYEHFQAPLNPTTGMVELKIMSSLGALTEEQQQAYRRVLNEKVYLVDPNFMI; via the coding sequence TTGAATTCATTATTTGATTCAGTTTATAAAATAATGGTTGATTCATTTCCAATGGAGGAAATTAGAAGTTATGAAGGACAAAAAGAATTATTAAGTCGAGAAGATTATTATATAGAGACATATGAGCAAGAAGGACAATTATTAGGTATTTGTGCTTACTATATTTTTGATGACTTTTTATACATTGAAAACTTAGCTTGTAAGCCATCAGCAAGAGGATTAGGAATTGGAACAAAACTTGTTCAGGCTATCTTAAAAGAAGCCAATGGTCGTCAAGTTATTTTAGAAGTAGAGCCACCGACTGATGAAATAACGAAAAGAAGAATTCGTTTTTATGAACGTTTAGGTTTTACATTCAATCCTTATGAGCATTTTCAAGCGCCATTAAATCCTACAACAGGTATGGTAGAGCTAAAAATTATGTCTTCACTAGGAGCATTAACTGAAGAACAACAGCAAGCTTATCGTCGTGTACTTAATGAAAAAGTCTATCTTGTTGATCCAAATTTCATGATTTAA
- a CDS encoding tocopherol cyclase family protein, producing the protein MKINPDLYHGHDQYTNFFEGWYFKIVDATATYALALIPGIARSEDAKEHHSFIQVVNLVNHTYNYYRFNVNDFYSNNHHLKLNIGINEFSFNKIVVNLEDLNGVLYLGTPKKWPDSKLNPGSMGFYNYLPFMECYSQVCAIDGEIEEGHLKIGEQVIDFSNGKYYIEKNWGKSFPTSWIWIQSNSFADHRATVTCSLGIVPFPILKEFRGFLIGVTVDDKFYSFTTMNRSKINIQVCDRDIILCATHQHLQLILKTKTKPEDFVECFGPQNGKMSPLLEETLKGEVEMTLMDVKKNILIYHGIGKACGIEYGGDISRLLDENK; encoded by the coding sequence ATGAAAATAAACCCTGATTTATATCATGGCCACGATCAGTATACTAATTTTTTTGAAGGTTGGTATTTTAAAATCGTTGATGCGACTGCAACCTATGCTTTAGCACTTATTCCCGGAATCGCTAGAAGTGAAGATGCCAAAGAACATCATAGCTTTATTCAAGTAGTTAACTTAGTTAATCATACATACAATTACTATCGTTTTAATGTTAATGACTTTTATTCCAATAATCATCATTTGAAATTAAACATTGGAATCAATGAATTTAGCTTTAATAAGATTGTTGTTAATCTTGAAGATTTAAATGGTGTATTATATTTAGGAACTCCTAAAAAATGGCCAGACTCAAAGCTTAATCCAGGAAGTATGGGGTTTTATAATTACTTACCTTTTATGGAATGTTACAGTCAAGTATGTGCAATTGATGGAGAGATCGAAGAAGGGCATTTAAAGATTGGTGAACAGGTTATTGATTTTAGTAACGGAAAATACTATATAGAAAAAAATTGGGGAAAAAGTTTTCCTACTTCATGGATTTGGATACAAAGTAACAGCTTTGCTGATCATCGTGCAACTGTCACTTGTTCACTTGGAATTGTTCCCTTTCCTATTCTTAAAGAATTTCGTGGTTTTTTAATTGGAGTTACTGTTGACGATAAATTTTATTCATTTACAACTATGAATCGTAGTAAAATTAACATTCAAGTTTGTGATCGCGATATTATTTTATGTGCGACTCATCAACATCTTCAACTCATACTCAAAACAAAAACTAAACCGGAAGATTTTGTTGAATGTTTTGGTCCACAAAACGGAAAGATGTCACCTTTATTAGAGGAGACTCTAAAAGGTGAAGTAGAAATGACATTGATGGACGTTAAGAAAAATATTCTCATCTATCACGGAATTGGAAAAGCCTGTGGAATCGAATATGGTGGAGATATTTCTAGATTACTTGATGAAAATAAGTAA